From Eremothecium sinecaudum strain ATCC 58844 chromosome V, complete sequence, a single genomic window includes:
- the PBP2 gene encoding telomere maintenance protein PBP2 (Syntenic homolog of Ashbya gossypii AFL018C; Syntenic homolog of Saccharomyces cerevisiae YBR233W (PBP2)), with protein MSDSENLCTSLNALKRRPDDEEKTLEAAIKRVALDDESPPTNHSIDYVSMRMLCLVKQASMIVGPKGERISRIKEETKTRINVSENIKNVPERVIYIRGTCDNVAKAFGKISRAINGEVDLKSNERSLPLTVYLLIPHYLMGHIIGKQGSRLREIEDLSAARLVAGPLQLPMSNDRVLCITGVADAMHIATYYVGQTILDCDEKLKNKKTVFYQPSPLNCVLVNNYGIAIQHHQHHQYNPGEKLRRSRSRVPQNLPSAPNEIIQPCAPFLSGNIPSVSEVAPQLGNTTRTVALPYVRIVEITSAQPQPFSQQIQEIYIEDAMVGNVIGKGGKSITQIKQSSGSSIQLDEPKLGLKERRLTITGTPIGNQTAVMMINNKIDIHKRNQQRQVRLQHRT; from the coding sequence ATGAGCGACTCGGAAAACCTATGTACTTCTCTAAATGCATTGAAAAGGAGACCGgatgatgaagaaaagACTTTGGAAGCTGCAATTAAGCGCGTGGCCCTAGATGATGAATCTCCCCCGACTAACCACTCCATAGATTATGTTTCTATGCGAATGCTATGTCTTGTGAAACAAGCATCGATGATAGTAGGTCCTAAGGGTGAAAGAATCTCCAGAATTAAGGAAGAAACAAAGACTAGAATAAATGTATCTGAGAACATAAAGAACGTACCAGAAAGAGTGATATACATTAGAGGCACATGTGACAACGTTGCAAAGGCTTTTGGCAAAATATCTCGAGCTATTAACGGTGAAGTCGATCTTAAATCGAATGAAAGATCTCTTCCCTTGACTGTATACCTATTGATTCCCCATTACCTAATGGGCCATATTATTGGCAAGCAAGGTTCGCGCCTCCGGGAAATTGAAGATTTAAGCGCTGCAAGACTTGTTGCAGGACCCTTGCAGCTGCCAATGTCTAATGATCGTGTTCTATGTATTACGGGGGTTGCAGATGCTATGCACATTGCAACGTACTACGTTGGGCAAACCATTTTAGACTGTGACGAGAAATTAAAGAACAAAAAAACGGTATTTTATCAACCAAGTCCTCTAAATTGTGTTTTGGTGAATAACTATGGTATTGCTATTCAACACCATCAGCACCATCAGTATAACCCGGGTGAGAAGTTAAGACGTTCAAGGTCGCGTGTTCCACAGAATCTTCCATCAGCACCGAATGAAATAATACAACCATGCGCGCCCTTTTTATCTGGTAATATACCTTCTGTAAGTGAAGTTGCCCCTCAACTTGGTAATACTACAAGAACAGTTGCTTTGCCCTACGTCAGAATAGTTGAGATCACATCAGCTCAACCACAGCCGTTTTCACAACAGATCCAAGAGATATATATTGAAGATGCAATGGTTGGAAATGTTATTGGAAAAGGTGGGAAGAGTATTACGCAAATAAAGCAATCTTCTGGTTCTTCTATCCAGCTAGATGAACCTAAATTGGGCTTAAAGGAACGGAGATTAACTATCACTGGGACTCCAATTGGCAATCAAACTGCGGTAATGATGattaataataaaataGACATCCA
- the SWC5 gene encoding Swc5p (Syntenic homolog of Ashbya gossypii AFL017W; Syntenic homolog of Saccharomyces cerevisiae YBR231C (SWC5)): protein MSDTVEPAILDFDGDDYNESQDEDFDPTKLETTVRGNDSSDSDDEKEDEEDRSYNDYKGYSKGEMYSGDTQDKSNILISTRSARKAQEELARSSKYERLDSEPISNKIKELWEDLKVLSGKQLHSKQSIMATEGTARDNDLREEEILIDRTYMFAGEMVRNKKWVLKSSAEGKEYLKSLKVKEKQQEASKVKSTRTPGATRAEGMNNLRRPLKRPPLLEQIISGAIKPKLTTLEKSKLDWATYVDKEGINDELQSHNKDGYLAKQDFLAKVQLTKDEQYKEMRRNELKKRTTTIE from the coding sequence ATGTCAGATACTGTGGAGCCAGCGATATTGGATTTTGATGGAGATGATTATAATGAATCTCAAGATGAGGATTTCGATCCTACTAAATTAGAAACCACTGTTCGCGGGAACGATAGCAGTGACAGTGATGACGAAAAGgaggatgaagaagatagaTCGTATAATGATTATAAGGGCTACTCAAAGGGTGAGATGTATTCTGGTGATACTCAAGATAAATCTAATATTTTAATAAGTACACGAAGTGCGAGGAAGGCTCAAGAAGAGTTAGCACGGTCATCAAAATACGAACGACTGGACAGTGAACCAATATCTAATAAGATAAAGGAGCTCTGGGAGGACCTCAAAGTGCttagtggaaagcaatTGCATTCTAAGCAGTCTATAATGGCTACAGAGGGAACCGCACGTGATAATGATCTTCGTGAAGAGGAAATATTGATTGATAGAACCTACATGTTTGCAGGAGAAATGGTAAGAAACAAGAAATGGGTCCTAAAGTCAAGTGCAGAGGGTAAGGAATATCTTAAGTCCCTCAAAGTGAAAGAGAAACAGCAAGAGGCATCTAAGGTGAAAAGTACTCGCACGCCAGGTGCGACACGTGCTGAAGGAATGAACAATTTACGAAGACCATTGAAACGGCCACCACTGTTAGAACAGATCATCTCAGGTGCCATAAAACCAAAGTTGACCACGTTGGAGAAGTCAAAACTGGATTGGGCAACCTATGTTGATAAAGAAGGTATCAATGATGAGCTACAGTCGCACAACAAAGATGGCTATCTAGCAAAACAAGATTTCTTGGCTAAGGTACAACTTACTAAGGACGAGCAGTATAAAGAAATGAGACGTAACgaattgaagaaaagaaCTACAACAATAGAATAA